ggaacacacctgtctatataaggtcccacagttgacagtgcatgtcagagcaaaaaccaagccatgaggttgaaggaattgtctgtagagcttcgagacaggattctgttgaggcacagatctggggaagggtacctaaacatttctgcagaattgaaggtccccaagaacacagtggcctccatcattcttaaatggaagaagtttggaaccaccaagactcttcctagagctggtcgctcgggcaaactgagcaattgggggagaagggccttagtcagggaggtgaccaagaacccaatggtcactctgccagagctccagagttactctggagaaggagaacctttcagaaggacaaccatcttggcagtactccatcaatcagggctttatggtggtggccagacggaagccactcctcagtaaaatgcacatgacagtctgcttggagtttgccaaaaggcacctaaaggattcttaggccatgataaacaagattctctggtctgatgaaaccaagattgaactctttggactgaatggcaagcgtcacgtctagaggaaacctggcaccatgcctacggtgatgcatggtggtggcaggttCATACTGTgtagatgtttttcagcggcagggactgggagactagtcatgattgagggaaagatgaacggagcaaagtacagagagatccttgatgaaaacctgctccagagcactcgggacctcagacaggggtgaaggttcaccttccaacaggacaacaaccttaagcatACGGCCAAGACCATgcaggagtggcatcgggacaagtctctgaatgtccttgagtggccagccagagcccggacttgaacccgaccgaacatctctggagagacctaaacaTCGCTTTGCAGCGacactccctatccaacctgacagagcttgagaggatctgcagagaagaatgggagaaatcccccaaatacaggtgtgccaagcttgtagcgtcatatttaagtagactcgaggctataatcgctgccaaaggtgcttcaacaaagtactcagtaaagggtctgaatacttatgtaaatgtaatatttcagatttttttaatttctaaaaacctgtttttgctttgtcattatggggtattgtgtgtagattcgaGAGAATACagcttaatcaattttagaataaggctgtacttaCTTTCCGAATCCGCTGTATATTGAACATTTTAACTTTTGTTCCTTTTTTTCTTAGGTACCATACACGACGCAGAAAGAGAGATCCCCCAAAAGACAGATAGTTGTTAAGGAGTTTCTTACCTTCAGAATCATTGTACCCTTACATAATTATTAGCTTGGCTCACCCCCCAAATCCCGAACTGTTTTTTGTTGTAATTATTTGTGCTGTAAAATAAAATGAACAAATCTGAAGTTGTGCACTTACGTTTTGAAGCAGATTACCAAAACTAtcagtgaaatatatattttccctATTTGCTGAATACCTTGTATTTCATGAACTTCTGGGACATGGTTAGGGTATCTGCATGTTATTGTGGAAGAAGGAGAGCACTGCAAAGGGGACCAGTGTAACGGGAGAAAGACAAAGCTGCAACTGGGACTCAAACTTTGGCTCCTACGGTGCAAAACAATATTACATTGATTGTTATAACTGTCCATTTATACGACCATTTCAATTCAGTACATGTCTTTCAAGTTTTTGTGATTCAAAGAAATTACAATAAAGAGTACGTTCATATTTCTAGTATTTTCTCTTAATATTTCGAAAGCACCCACTACTGGAACATGAAGTTCGTTTAATTGAAATATGTTTACGCTTGGTCGTTGACCAAAATACATTTCCCAGCATTCACAATCCCGTCAGAGGCCAACACCATTCACCGGAAGACGTGTTTGTCGGCGACGAAGGAGTGAACATACAaaaaatactatatacagtaaaacAAGATGGCAGGACTACCCCGCAGGATTATAAAGGTAATTTCAAAAACCACATGCGATAAATGGTTCCCAAGCCGTAGTTCGGTCCCCTTTGATTTGCGAAGAAAAATATGACTCGGCACGTGCATTGCCATGTATTTGTTAGCTAACTACTTCCGTTAGCTAGGTACTGTATGTCTCAGGCTCAGCCCCAAGTCAGAGGAATGTTTGGTCAAATGTATTATCCTTCCTGCTGAATATGGCTCTAGTCTGCTTAATTTCCTATTTGTGTTGAAATTAATTAGTTTCTTAGTGTACATGTATTGAATTAACCTTGCTATGGTCTCAAGTTAGCGATCTGAACAGTGACACTCGACTGGcactgctagctaacattagcaacgTACATACAGCTAGCAGATTTAGCTAGTTAGATATTGGTAGAACTTGCTGTACTACTGGACTCCAGAGTATGTATTATAAACTCACATTTATTTGCTTGGTTTACTGTGTATGAAAGTGCTTTGGGTAGCAAAGCTAACTTGGCTGTAGTATAGGAACCGGTGGCAGTGCAGGTATTTCTCTCAAACTGTGTCTAGGCCCAATGAGCAGGATCAGTAGATCTTGTTGGTCTTGCAGGAGTTCTGTGTCAGAAATGAATGAAGCGACATGGGACAATAGTTTGTCATACATATACAAGGTGGCTGCAAAAACAAATGTTTGACAGAAACATTCAATTATCAGCCTACTCAACTAGCCTAacttactgacttgcctagttgttGAATAAAAAAACGGATAAGACAAACATTTACAGTGGGTGTTATAGTTTACATGTGGCGATCAGAGTTCTATTTGAAAGTTATTGTtaataaatgtatttccatcaGAATGACAGACATACCATGAAGATGTTACATGTTGGTTCTCACTAGGCCTCAGACATAATTCACAAAAAACTGACTTTGCAGCTAGTTCACATCCAGGCATGTAATTAttatatatgttttatttcacctttaattGAACTGCAATAGAATGTATCCTATGAGCTCTTAGCTGAGGATCTAAAACACTGGGTGAGTGACCATTTTGTGCTCTTGAAAGAGACAAGACAGAGTGGATGTTCTTTGCCCCCAAAAAGTTCAGAAACAGAATGTCAAACCTGACCTTGAATGTATGGATGGCTGTCCTTGCACCTCAACATAGTTGTCCAAAACCTTGGTAACTATTGACCCTGACCTGACATCTGGTTGTTGGTGCTTATCAGTCTTGCTACATGTGTGTCGCATTCTGCTTGAGACAATTTAAACTGGGTTCACTTCAAACATGAACATGACATGTTTCTGTTTGCATGTGTTTGTCTATCTACCTGCATGTCTTgatctgtatctgtctgtgttcAGGAGACTCAGCGTTTGCTGGCCGAACCCGTTCCTGGAATAAAGGCAGAGCCTGATGAGGCGAATGCACGCTACTTCCATGTGGTGATTTCAGGGCCCCAGGACTCCCCTTTCGAAGGAGGCACCTTTAAACTTGAACTCTTTCTGCCAGAAGAATATCCCATGGCAGCTCCCAAAGTGCGATTCATGACCAAAATCTACCATCCCAATGTGGACAAGCTGGGTAGGATATGCCTAGACATCTTGAAAGGTGAGTTATCCAGATTCAGTTATCATTAGTCACAGTCATGACCTGACTCAAAGTATGACTCCTTCCTCCACCGTTTTCTTATTCTCTCACAGATAAGTGGTCCCCAGCTTTGCAGATCCGCACAGTGCTGCTATCAATCCAAGCATTATTAAGCGCTCCTAACCCTGATGACCCACTTGCAAACGATGTTGCAGAGCAGTGGAAATCCAACGAAGCCCAAGCCATTGAGACAGGTGAGACAGCGCGCGCACGTGTCATATTTGAGGTGAACCCAGTTTAAATTCTCACCCCTTGGCATTTAAATTATTTTGCATCCTCTGATCAAGAGTACCTATCTCTGAATGTGAACAAAGCCTGGTTTTAAACAGAGGCAGTGATTGTGAGAAGGAACCAATTACTTACTGCTCTTGTAGTGCTCTTCACTTCAGCCTCCTAAAGTGCCACTGCAGGTCAAATCAATTCAGGGATAGCAAGACATTCCTTCAAGAAGAATGCTAATACCTGTAGTTAATGAACCCCCTCTCTGTGCACCTTGCAGCTCGGACATGGACCAGGCTTTACGCGGGAAACAGCATTGAGGTATAGAAGAAAACAGACGGGCACTGGATGTTATCACAACCTAAGATGATCTCCTTTATTTGCATTTAAAGGACACAGTCTTAGACAAAAAACAAGATAAAAGCAAGCAAAAAAATAACAGCAAAGAATATATTTAAAAGAAAACGAGACTACTGCAGCCCTCTGGTGATTGTATGACACATGGCAatgtgttttgtctttgtctcgGCTCACTGCTCGAATGCATGGACAGAGGCTGAtgctttctgtttctctgtgggggggggggggtgaacgaCAAGTCTCGGCACACCACCGAGGGGTTACAAACATAGGAAATCGCCCTGGACCCACAGTCATACAATGggtcagtttattcaaaggtcaATAAATTGAGGGAGTTTGTGACAGAGCCACCAAATACCCACCCATTTGAAAAATGTCCACTTGAGGTTATGCCGCCTAGCCTCTTGTTGAATTTATCGTAACCTTTGTTTCCCTCAGACAGTTGAAGTTGTTGGTTCGGAAGCCCTGTGTTTGCAAGTCCTTGGCAGAAGCTCAGATTAGGGAGGTGAGGGTGTCTGTTACGACGCCCTTCTGGGGAGAATGGCGTTCTTTTCATTTTCTTTTCATGTcgatttttattattatatttttttttcaaatgtctcTTTTTTTTCCGCTCCTATGATACTTAATTAAAAGCATGTACTTAACCAAGCTCAGAACATGACTGTTCTAACAAGTTTAATCCGTATTGATATTGAGAATTATCACTTTTGGGGTGTTGATGGGGGGGAAATGTACACCCAATTCTGACATGAAACAACGAGGCACGAAACACTATCATCGTCACTTCATTGCTGAGATCCTCACAGGCTTGTGTTGCTTCTGTACTgcttttctgtaaatgttatgttGTAGTAAAAATATTTTTGTTATGCCATTTTGTTTGATCTCTTTCTTGCTAGCACTGTACCTACATATTCTGGTAGGTGGTGTTTCATTGCTTTTCCCATACTCTGTCCTCACCCTTGTCTTTTCCACAATTCTCTACTGCAAGTGTATCCACGTTTAGTTCAACCAACATCCTGAAAGAGGGGAGAAAGTCAGAGAATGTTCTAATTTATTTGTTATCTTTTTCTAACGGATTTGGAATTAAATATCAATGATTCATCATCCAAGCGTCTGGCCTTTAGATTGAGAATGGCTTCCATGTCTCTGGTTAGTCCACTCTTCATGTGAAAAAGGCAAAGAGAATTGTGTATTACCGGTGTCTGAAATTATATGGGGGGGAAAACCAATGCATTTGCATACGTGGCTCCTGTAAATAAAATAAGTTGAGTAAGACTCCTGTGAATGTGTCTGTGCTGTTGTGTATCTGGGGAGGGGACACGACACacttgttttgtttattgacacaCTTGCTCTGTCTGAGTAGATGGGTACCTGTATGTCAGGGCCATGCTTGTCTTTAGGGGCCAGTATGTCACAATGgttttattggccagtctttGTTTATATGGCAACAGTGAGCCACTCAGTGGGGGTCGTTCCATGAAAATAATGGCTTTTTGACCAGCAAtttcaaatgtaattttttttttaaccaaaactTAGTTAATAGGTAACACCCCTTAACATTGTAAATCACCATAAATGACAGCTTAATGCATTTTAATTTGTTACATTTCCCCTAAAATTATTCCTTCCCTTTTTGTCACTGGTGTTACATATATTTTAATGACAACTCGGGCTTTTCATGTAAGTTGactatttaatttgcatatataaTCAAAGACATAAGGTTAATGATAATATTAAGAAAATGTTTTGAtttaaactatatatatatatatatttatatatatacagtagatatatatttttacaataaCACCAGTGACAAATTTGCAGGCTAGATGGCATAGCTGTCGGCCACAGTAGCTCAAACCACACTTCttaaattgtaaataaatcacgtAATTCTTAAGTGTCTATTGAAGCACCTGtgcatcaatctaagtaacaataaaaaaaatccccatcaaaatctgtcaatttaagaTAGATATCTGgctttttgcatgggctgcgtctcaatctacGGCATCCACCTATGtcagccttccgcatctgcggtggaaggtggccgagctacagctgtgtttgtAAATTATTGTAATCAACTTTCCTTTCCCTTTACTATAAACTGTGTAACACTCCGGTACTTATTTGgtagtagttctgaaagtagcactcaTTAGCCAAAAACGGTCCCCGATGTGtcattgctctctcgctctgctgtgtgcttcttgctagctgtcactcaaatggcgaggggctgaagctcattgtcTGAAACTCGAATTGCATGGGTGAAAATCTAGAGAAAATGTTATTGCACAGTTTCCAGAAATAGTCGCTTTCAACTAGAGATTTTGTGGCAAATCAAGGTGAGACTGTAATTCTGCTCCTAGATCATGCATGTATAAACTACACATTGGCCAAAGCGGGAGGTAAAAAAAAACGTGCTAGTTGCCAAagttccggagcatgtctttaaggtTTAGCATGAAATTACCAAATTAATCTTAAAATTGCTAAAATGAGAGAGAGTGCAGACCCTCCATGTTCTTTTCAAAACAGCCCTGCCTCCAATGAACCTTTGACCCAGGAAGAAGTTGGCAAAGATGTTGAATTGTTTTCAAAGTGGTCATCTATAATGGGGTAACACAAGTGACATGAAATTGAGGGACAGCTATTCCTTGTAAATTATACTAATTAGTTGATTTTTTAGTTGAAGTATTCCACTAAATACTTTTATATTATAACATTTTAAGGTGcgagagaaatatatatttttactcaaAATATGTCACTAAACCACGACTCATTCATGACCCTAGGGAGTAGGACAAGCCAATTCCATGGTATTGAGCATGTTGTACTatatacagagcattcggaaagtattcagaccccttgactttctccacgttttgttacattacagccttattctaagatgtattaaatagtttgactctttccacattttgttacgttacagccttattctaaaatggattaaataaatttttctcctcatcaatgtagattgatgaggagaaaaatgtatttaatccattttagaataaggctgtaacgtaacaaaatgtggaaaaagtcaaggggtctgaatactttcagaacgcactgtatatactgtctaTTAACACAAAACACTTcaattaaaataaaaatgttgtgtCATTATCTGACACTTAA
This DNA window, taken from Salvelinus namaycush isolate Seneca chromosome 38, SaNama_1.0, whole genome shotgun sequence, encodes the following:
- the LOC120032047 gene encoding ubiquitin-conjugating enzyme E2 N-like, coding for MAGLPRRIIKETQRLLAEPVPGIKAEPDEANARYFHVVISGPQDSPFEGGTFKLELFLPEEYPMAAPKVRFMTKIYHPNVDKLGRICLDILKDKWSPALQIRTVLLSIQALLSAPNPDDPLANDVAEQWKSNEAQAIETARTWTRLYAGNSIEV